One Triticum dicoccoides isolate Atlit2015 ecotype Zavitan chromosome 4B, WEW_v2.0, whole genome shotgun sequence genomic window carries:
- the LOC119292743 gene encoding uncharacterized protein LOC119292743 — MWNNGAMSGQVYPPPPAAMAPQPQPHGQVAANNWAGNDANTLLVVATLITTLTYQLGCSVPGGYWQDTLPADGKQKPHEAGDPIMRDKHPQRYWVFMAASWMGFLASMMMTLSLLVRLPVDSRQVRWSFAVAYSSLVLTFIVSQAKTHISIDIAIWLVTVVFLWLMISVRPEHRARILRFFCCNREN; from the exons ATGTGGAACAACGGGGCGATGAGCGGCCAAGTTTACCCACCGCCGCCGGCGGCGATGgcgccgcagccgcagccgcacgGGCAGGTGGCGGCCAACAACTGGGCGGGCAACGACGCCAACACGCTGCTGGTGGTGGCGACGCTGATCACCACGCTCACGTACCAGCTCGGGTGCAGCGTCCCCGGCGGGTACTGGCAGGACACGCTGCCGGCGGACGGCAAGCAGAAGCCGCACGAGGCCGGTGACCCCATCATGCGCGACAAGCACCCGCAAAG GTATTGGGTGTTCATGGCGGCGAGCTGGATGGGGTTCCTGGCGTCCATGATGATGACGCTGAGCCTGCTGGTACGCCTGCCGGTGGACTCGCGGCAGGTCCGGTGGTCCTTCGCCGTCGCCTACTCCAGCCTGGTGCTCACCTTCATCGTGTCGCAGGCCAAGACGCACATCTCAATCGACATCGCCATCTGGTTGGTCACCGTCGTTTTCCTGTGGCTCATGATCAGCGTCCGCCCTGAGCACCGGGCGCGTATTCTCCGTTTCTTCTGCTGCAACCGCGAGAACTGA